One Phyllostomus discolor isolate MPI-MPIP mPhyDis1 chromosome 10, mPhyDis1.pri.v3, whole genome shotgun sequence genomic window carries:
- the GPNMB gene encoding transmembrane glycoprotein NMB isoform X2 produces the protein MKRLYCFLGFLLLAARLPLDAAKRFHDVLSNGRTSGSGRECNRLNGWSSDENEWNEHLYPVWRRGDPRWNDSWKGGHVKAVLTSDSPALVGSNITFVVTLVLPRCQKEDDSGNIVYEKNCRNGTGPPSDPYVYKWTAGAEDGDRENGADQSYHVFPDGRPFPHHHRRRGCNLIYIFHTLGQYYQKLGRCSASVSVNTANITLGPQLMEVAVYRRRGRTYVPIAKVKDTYVVTDQIPISVTMSQKNDRNASDETFLRDIPIIFDVFVHDPSHFLNQSAINYKWNFGDNTGLFVSMNHTLNHTYVLNGTFGLNLTVQALVPGPCAPPTPRPPKPTRSSSPPGDRPLLWAGTPGERCQIDRDGYFTTRLTIVDGILEVDIIETKEVVMPVPQSGDPLMDFVVACQGTPTEVCTTVADPTCQVAQDTVCHPADVGDGDACLLTVRRAFAGAGTYCLNLTLGDDASLALASTLVSVPGRNPGHSVSMAGGALASVGCLAVIVAVIALLVYKKRKEYRPIENSTGIKGNGLNIFLEQAKVKFFPGTQEKDPLLKNQQGSL, from the exons ATGAAGCGTCTCTACTGTTTCCTGGGGTTTCTGCTTCTGGCTGCAAGGCTGCCACTGGACGCCGCCAAAC GATTTCATGACGTGCTGAGCAATGGAAGAACCTCTGGTTCTGGGAGGGAGTGCAACCGATTAAATGGTTGGTCTTCGGATGAAAACGAGTGGAATGAACATCTCTATCCAGTGTGGAGAAGAGGCGACCCGAGGTGGAACGACTCCTGGAAAG GAGGCCACGTGAAGGCTGTTCTGACCAGCGACTCCCCAGCACTGGTGGGCTCGAACATCACGTTTGTGGTGACCCTGGTCTTACCCAGGTGCCAAAAGGAAGATGACAGTGGCAACATAGTCTACGAGAAGAACTGCAGAAATG GGACAGGTCCACCCTCGGACCCGTACGTTTACAAATGGACAGCGGGGGCGGAGGACGGTGACCGGGAAAACGGCGCCGACCAAAGCTATCACGTGTTCCCGGACGGAAGGCCGTTCCCCCACCACCACAGAAGGAGGGGGTGTAACCTCATCTACATCTTCCACACCCTTG GTCAGTACTACCAGAAGCTGGGACGGTGTTCAGCCAGTGTTTCCGTCAACACAGCCAATATAACGCTCGGCCCTCAACTCATGGAAGTAGCTGTCTACAGAAGGAGGGGACGGACGTACGTTCCCATCGCAAAAGTGAAAGATACGTACGTGGTGACAG ATCAGATTCCTATATCAGTGACTATGTCCCAGAAGAATGATCGGAACGCATCTGATGAAACCTTCCTCAGGGACATCCCCATCATATTCGATGTCTTCGTTCACGACCCCAGCCACTTCCTGAACCAGTCTGCCATTAACTACAAGTGGAATTTTGGGGACAATACTGGCCTGTTTGTTTCCATGAATCACACTTTGAACCACACGTATGTGCTCAATGGAACCTTCGGCCTGAACCTCACTGTGCAAGCCCTCGTGCCCGGGCCCTGTGCCCCACCTACACCCCGGCCTCCGAAGCCCACTCGGTCTTCGT CCCCCCCTGGTGACCGCCCCCTGCTGTGGGCGGGGACTCCTGGTGAACGCTGCCAGATCGACAGAGACGGGTACTTCACAACCAGGCTCACAATTGTCG ATGGAATTCTGGAGGTCGACATCATTGAGACGAAAGAAGTCGTGATGCCCGTGCCACAGTCTGGTGACCCCTTGATGGACTTTGTCGTGGCCTGCCAAGGGAC TCCCACTGAGGTGTGCACCACCGTGGCTGACCCCACCTGCCAGGTGGCCCAGGACACAGTCTGCCACCCCGCGGATGTGGGTGACGGTGACGCGTGCTTGCTGACCGTGAGACGAGCCTTCGCCGGGGCGGGGACTTACTGTCTGAACCTGACTCTGGGTGACGATGCCAGCCTGGCCCTTGCGAGCACCCTCGTCTCCGTCCCGGGCAGAA aCCCAGGCCACTCTGTGAGCATGGCAGGTGGCGCCCTGGCCTCTGTTGGCTGCTTGGCCGTGATTGTCGCTGTGATCGCCCTCCTGGTGTACAA AAAACGCAAGGAATACAGACCGATAGAAAACAGTACTGGGATCAAAGGCAACGGCCTGAACATTTTCCTCGAGCAAGCAAAGGTCAAGTTCTTTCCTGGAACCCAGGAAAAGGACCCACTGCTCAAGAACCAGCAGGGAAGTCTTTAA
- the GPNMB gene encoding transmembrane glycoprotein NMB isoform X1, whose translation MKRLYCFLGFLLLAARLPLDAAKRFHDVLSNGRTSGSGRECNRLNGWSSDENEWNEHLYPVWRRGDPRWNDSWKGGHVKAVLTSDSPALVGSNITFVVTLVLPRCQKEDDSGNIVYEKNCRNGTGPPSDPYVYKWTAGAEDGDRENGADQSYHVFPDGRPFPHHHRRRGCNLIYIFHTLGQYYQKLGRCSASVSVNTANITLGPQLMEVAVYRRRGRTYVPIAKVKDTYVVTDQIPISVTMSQKNDRNASDETFLRDIPIIFDVFVHDPSHFLNQSAINYKWNFGDNTGLFVSMNHTLNHTYVLNGTFGLNLTVQALVPGPCAPPTPRPPKPTRSSSPPGDRPLLWAGTPGERCQIDRDGYFTTRLTIVDGILEVDIIETKEVVMPVPQSGDPLMDFVVACQGTSPTEVCTTVADPTCQVAQDTVCHPADVGDGDACLLTVRRAFAGAGTYCLNLTLGDDASLALASTLVSVPGRNPGHSVSMAGGALASVGCLAVIVAVIALLVYKKRKEYRPIENSTGIKGNGLNIFLEQAKVKFFPGTQEKDPLLKNQQGSL comes from the exons ATGAAGCGTCTCTACTGTTTCCTGGGGTTTCTGCTTCTGGCTGCAAGGCTGCCACTGGACGCCGCCAAAC GATTTCATGACGTGCTGAGCAATGGAAGAACCTCTGGTTCTGGGAGGGAGTGCAACCGATTAAATGGTTGGTCTTCGGATGAAAACGAGTGGAATGAACATCTCTATCCAGTGTGGAGAAGAGGCGACCCGAGGTGGAACGACTCCTGGAAAG GAGGCCACGTGAAGGCTGTTCTGACCAGCGACTCCCCAGCACTGGTGGGCTCGAACATCACGTTTGTGGTGACCCTGGTCTTACCCAGGTGCCAAAAGGAAGATGACAGTGGCAACATAGTCTACGAGAAGAACTGCAGAAATG GGACAGGTCCACCCTCGGACCCGTACGTTTACAAATGGACAGCGGGGGCGGAGGACGGTGACCGGGAAAACGGCGCCGACCAAAGCTATCACGTGTTCCCGGACGGAAGGCCGTTCCCCCACCACCACAGAAGGAGGGGGTGTAACCTCATCTACATCTTCCACACCCTTG GTCAGTACTACCAGAAGCTGGGACGGTGTTCAGCCAGTGTTTCCGTCAACACAGCCAATATAACGCTCGGCCCTCAACTCATGGAAGTAGCTGTCTACAGAAGGAGGGGACGGACGTACGTTCCCATCGCAAAAGTGAAAGATACGTACGTGGTGACAG ATCAGATTCCTATATCAGTGACTATGTCCCAGAAGAATGATCGGAACGCATCTGATGAAACCTTCCTCAGGGACATCCCCATCATATTCGATGTCTTCGTTCACGACCCCAGCCACTTCCTGAACCAGTCTGCCATTAACTACAAGTGGAATTTTGGGGACAATACTGGCCTGTTTGTTTCCATGAATCACACTTTGAACCACACGTATGTGCTCAATGGAACCTTCGGCCTGAACCTCACTGTGCAAGCCCTCGTGCCCGGGCCCTGTGCCCCACCTACACCCCGGCCTCCGAAGCCCACTCGGTCTTCGT CCCCCCCTGGTGACCGCCCCCTGCTGTGGGCGGGGACTCCTGGTGAACGCTGCCAGATCGACAGAGACGGGTACTTCACAACCAGGCTCACAATTGTCG ATGGAATTCTGGAGGTCGACATCATTGAGACGAAAGAAGTCGTGATGCCCGTGCCACAGTCTGGTGACCCCTTGATGGACTTTGTCGTGGCCTGCCAAGGGAC CAGTCCCACTGAGGTGTGCACCACCGTGGCTGACCCCACCTGCCAGGTGGCCCAGGACACAGTCTGCCACCCCGCGGATGTGGGTGACGGTGACGCGTGCTTGCTGACCGTGAGACGAGCCTTCGCCGGGGCGGGGACTTACTGTCTGAACCTGACTCTGGGTGACGATGCCAGCCTGGCCCTTGCGAGCACCCTCGTCTCCGTCCCGGGCAGAA aCCCAGGCCACTCTGTGAGCATGGCAGGTGGCGCCCTGGCCTCTGTTGGCTGCTTGGCCGTGATTGTCGCTGTGATCGCCCTCCTGGTGTACAA AAAACGCAAGGAATACAGACCGATAGAAAACAGTACTGGGATCAAAGGCAACGGCCTGAACATTTTCCTCGAGCAAGCAAAGGTCAAGTTCTTTCCTGGAACCCAGGAAAAGGACCCACTGCTCAAGAACCAGCAGGGAAGTCTTTAA